A genomic segment from Bradyrhizobium diazoefficiens USDA 110 encodes:
- a CDS encoding epoxide hydrolase family protein, translated as MTGAIKPFRIAISDDILADLKSRLARTRWPEAELVDDWSQGAPLKWIREICTYWADGYDWRAREARLNRIDQYTTEIDGLDIHFLHARSREPSALPLIITHGWPGSIVEFQKVIAPLVDPAAHGGNPADAFHVVCPSLPGFGFSAKPKTTGWGVDRIAATWAKLMERLGYARYGAQGGDWGSAVTTSLGAQDAEHCAGIHITLAFNAAPKVEGEPTAEEKRALAGLKHYVDLDSGYSKQQSTRPQTLGYGLTDSPSGQAAWILEKFWAWTDCGGHPENIFSRDELLDNVMLYWATETATSSARLYWESFGKRRTTPRVGVPTGVAVFPKEIITPIRRWMEPNFSNITHWSEMEKGGHFAAFEQPELFVRDVRKFFATVR; from the coding sequence ATGACCGGCGCCATCAAGCCGTTCCGCATCGCCATCAGCGACGACATCCTCGCCGATCTCAAATCGCGCCTCGCCCGCACGCGCTGGCCGGAGGCTGAACTCGTCGACGACTGGAGCCAGGGCGCGCCGCTGAAATGGATCCGGGAGATCTGCACCTATTGGGCTGATGGCTACGACTGGCGCGCCCGCGAAGCCAGGCTCAACCGCATCGATCAATACACGACCGAGATCGACGGGCTCGATATCCACTTCCTGCATGCGCGTTCGAGGGAGCCCTCCGCGCTGCCGCTGATCATCACCCATGGCTGGCCCGGCTCGATCGTGGAATTCCAGAAGGTGATCGCGCCGCTGGTCGATCCCGCCGCGCATGGCGGCAATCCTGCGGATGCGTTCCACGTCGTCTGTCCCTCGCTGCCGGGATTCGGCTTCTCCGCCAAGCCGAAGACCACCGGCTGGGGCGTCGACCGCATCGCCGCGACATGGGCGAAGCTGATGGAACGGCTTGGTTACGCACGCTATGGCGCGCAAGGCGGCGACTGGGGCTCGGCGGTGACGACCTCGCTCGGCGCGCAGGACGCCGAGCATTGCGCCGGTATCCACATCACGCTCGCCTTCAACGCGGCGCCGAAGGTCGAGGGCGAGCCGACGGCGGAGGAGAAGCGCGCGCTCGCCGGCCTCAAGCATTATGTCGATCTCGACTCCGGTTATTCCAAGCAGCAGTCGACGCGGCCGCAGACGCTCGGCTACGGCTTGACGGATTCGCCGAGCGGGCAGGCGGCCTGGATTCTGGAAAAGTTCTGGGCCTGGACCGATTGCGGCGGTCATCCCGAGAACATCTTCTCCAGGGACGAACTGCTCGACAACGTCATGCTCTATTGGGCGACGGAGACGGCGACCTCGTCCGCACGGCTCTATTGGGAAAGCTTTGGCAAGCGCCGCACAACGCCCAGGGTCGGCGTGCCGACCGGTGTCGCCGTCTTCCCGAAGGAGATCATCACGCCGATACGGCGCTGGATGGAGCCCAACTTTTCCAACATCACGCATTGGAGCGAGATGGAGAAGGGTGGCCATTTCGCCGCCTTCGAGCAGCCGGAGCTGTTCGTGCGCGATGTCAGGAAGTTCTTCGCGACAGTGCGATAA
- a CDS encoding GatB/YqeY domain-containing protein yields the protein MLRDDINNAVKEAMKAKDERKLSTLRMVNSTFKNADIEARGSGKPPLSDADLLAVLQKMIKQRQESVELYDKGGRAELAQQEREEIAVISAYLPKQMSDDEVKKAISDAIAETGAAGMKDMGKVIAVLRAKYAGQMDFGKASGLVKAALSG from the coding sequence ATGCTGCGCGACGACATCAACAATGCGGTCAAGGAGGCCATGAAGGCCAAGGACGAGCGCAAGCTGTCCACGCTGCGCATGGTCAATTCGACCTTCAAGAACGCCGACATCGAGGCCCGCGGCAGCGGCAAGCCGCCGCTGTCGGACGCCGACCTGCTCGCCGTGCTGCAGAAGATGATCAAGCAGCGCCAGGAATCGGTCGAGCTCTACGACAAGGGCGGCCGCGCCGAGCTTGCCCAGCAGGAGCGCGAGGAGATCGCGGTGATCTCGGCCTACCTGCCGAAGCAGATGTCCGATGACGAGGTCAAGAAGGCGATCTCGGACGCGATCGCTGAAACCGGTGCAGCCGGCATGAAGGACATGGGCAAGGTGATCGCGGTGTTGCGGGCGAAGTACGCCGGCCAGATGGATTTCGGCAAGGCGAGTGGTTTGGTGAAGGCGGCGCTGTCGGGCTGA
- a CDS encoding alpha/beta fold hydrolase — protein MDQTTPLLLVPGLASSARIYAPVIPALWRFGPVMVANHIRDDSMAAIARRVLGEAPPRFALAGHSMGGYIALEIMRQAPERVLRLALINTQARPDTAEATQRRRGLMERAKRGELRAAREEMFPELVHPSRRDDADLRRLVHEQGDDVGVDGYLRQQTAIIARVDSRPTLATIKCPTLVLTGDQDNTIPNAFSKEMADGIAGAKLVVLANCGHLPQPEQPAATVQALTEWLQSQVVSGARTA, from the coding sequence ATGGACCAGACCACCCCGCTTCTGCTGGTTCCGGGGCTGGCCTCCTCGGCCCGGATCTATGCCCCGGTGATCCCGGCGCTGTGGCGGTTCGGCCCGGTGATGGTCGCCAACCATATCCGCGATGACAGCATGGCGGCGATCGCCCGCCGCGTGCTGGGCGAGGCCCCGCCGCGCTTTGCGCTCGCCGGCCATTCCATGGGTGGCTACATCGCGCTGGAGATCATGCGCCAGGCGCCCGAGCGGGTTTTGAGGCTCGCGCTGATCAACACCCAGGCCCGGCCCGATACGGCGGAGGCGACCCAGCGCCGCCGCGGCCTGATGGAGCGCGCGAAGCGCGGGGAGTTGCGTGCCGCGCGCGAGGAGATGTTTCCGGAACTGGTGCATCCCTCGCGCCGCGACGATGCCGACCTTCGCCGGCTCGTGCATGAGCAGGGCGACGACGTCGGCGTCGACGGCTATCTGCGGCAGCAGACCGCGATCATTGCGCGGGTCGACTCGCGGCCGACGCTGGCCACGATCAAATGCCCAACGCTGGTGCTGACCGGCGATCAGGACAACACGATTCCCAATGCGTTCTCGAAGGAGATGGCGGACGGCATTGCCGGCGCGAAGCTCGTCGTTCTGGCGAATTGCGGGCATCTGCCGCAGCCGGAACAGCCCGCGGCGACGGTGCAGGCGCTGACCGAATGGCTGCAAAGCCAGGTTGTCTCGGGAGCGCGAACGGCCTAG
- the carA gene encoding glutamine-hydrolyzing carbamoyl-phosphate synthase small subunit, whose translation MTQHDNDPAWPDHKPTALLVLADGTVLEGFGLGAEGHAVGEVCFNTAMTGYEEILTDPSYAGQLITFTFPHIGNVGTNEEDIETVNMAATPGARGVILRTAITDPSNYRATKHLDAWLKARGIIGLSGIDTRALTALIRSKGMPNAVIAHARNGEFDLHGLKEEAREWPGLEGMDLVPMVTSGQRFTWDETPWLWDKGFGQQDKTEFNVVAIDYGIKRNILRLLAGVGCKVTVVPATTSAEDILAMKPDGVFLSNGPGDPAATGKYAVPVIRDVIKSGTPTFGICLGHQMLGLAVGAKTKKMHQGHHGANHPVKDETTGKVEITSMNHGFAVDEKTLPKGATQTHISLFDGSNCGIQLDGKPVFSVQYHPEASPGPRDSHYLFQRFAELMRQKKSA comes from the coding sequence ATGACACAACATGACAACGATCCCGCCTGGCCGGACCATAAACCGACCGCGCTCCTCGTGCTCGCCGATGGCACGGTGCTCGAAGGCTTCGGTCTCGGCGCCGAAGGCCACGCCGTCGGTGAAGTCTGCTTCAACACCGCGATGACCGGTTATGAGGAGATCCTCACCGATCCCTCCTATGCCGGCCAGCTCATCACCTTCACCTTCCCGCATATCGGCAATGTCGGTACCAACGAGGAAGACATCGAGACGGTGAACATGGCCGCGACGCCGGGCGCGCGCGGCGTGATCCTGCGCACCGCCATCACCGATCCCTCGAACTACCGCGCCACCAAGCATCTCGACGCCTGGCTGAAGGCGCGCGGCATCATCGGCCTCTCCGGCATCGACACCCGCGCGCTGACCGCGCTGATCCGCAGCAAGGGCATGCCCAATGCCGTGATCGCGCATGCCAGGAACGGCGAGTTCGACCTGCATGGTCTGAAGGAAGAAGCCCGCGAATGGCCGGGACTCGAGGGCATGGACCTCGTGCCGATGGTCACCTCCGGCCAGCGCTTCACCTGGGACGAGACGCCGTGGCTCTGGGACAAGGGCTTTGGCCAGCAGGACAAGACCGAGTTCAACGTCGTCGCCATCGACTACGGCATCAAGCGCAACATTTTGCGCCTGCTCGCCGGCGTCGGCTGCAAGGTGACGGTGGTGCCGGCAACGACGTCAGCCGAAGATATCCTGGCGATGAAGCCGGACGGCGTGTTCCTGTCGAACGGCCCGGGCGATCCGGCCGCGACCGGCAAATATGCCGTGCCTGTCATCCGGGACGTCATCAAGTCGGGCACGCCGACCTTCGGGATTTGTCTTGGCCACCAGATGCTCGGCCTCGCCGTCGGCGCCAAGACCAAGAAGATGCATCAGGGCCACCACGGCGCCAATCATCCCGTGAAGGACGAGACCACCGGCAAGGTCGAGATCACCTCGATGAACCACGGCTTCGCGGTGGACGAGAAGACGCTGCCGAAGGGTGCGACGCAGACCCACATCTCGCTGTTCGACGGCTCCAATTGCGGCATCCAGCTCGACGGCAAGCCGGTGTTCTCGGTGCAGTACCACCCCGAGGCTTCGCCGGGCCCGCGCGACTCGCACTACCTGTTCCAGCGCTTCGCCGAGCTGATGCGGCAGAAGAAGAGCGCGTAA
- a CDS encoding Dps family protein, producing MSKAPNKVSPDLDTPTDLSPQAVNKVSEALNVLLADAFALYLKTKNFHWHISGRHFRDYHLLLDEHSDQIFATTDQLAERVRKIGGATLKSIGQVAKLQTIKDNNEDYVPPREMLRELMQDNKHVAGAMRKAHEVCDDAGDVASASILEVFIDETERRTWFLFEATRQEGANEA from the coding sequence GTGAGCAAAGCCCCCAACAAGGTCTCGCCCGACCTCGACACCCCCACCGATCTGTCGCCCCAGGCGGTCAACAAGGTTTCGGAGGCGCTCAACGTGCTTCTGGCCGACGCGTTCGCACTGTATCTCAAGACCAAGAATTTCCACTGGCACATCAGCGGCCGGCATTTCCGCGACTACCATCTGCTGCTCGACGAGCACTCGGACCAGATCTTCGCCACCACCGACCAGCTCGCCGAGCGCGTCCGCAAGATCGGCGGTGCGACGCTGAAGTCGATCGGCCAGGTCGCAAAGCTCCAGACCATCAAGGACAACAACGAGGATTACGTCCCGCCGCGCGAGATGCTGCGCGAGCTGATGCAGGACAACAAGCATGTCGCGGGCGCGATGCGGAAGGCCCACGAAGTCTGCGATGACGCCGGCGATGTCGCCAGCGCCAGCATCCTCGAGGTCTTCATCGACGAGACCGAGCGGCGCACCTGGTTCCTGTTCGAAGCCACCCGCCAGGAAGGCGCGAACGAGGCTTAG
- a CDS encoding class I SAM-dependent methyltransferase — protein MDDWIDYYDSTHTIYVSKLHRDLHFQIIARDIIGYISSPEATVLDYACGEALSASQVAAACGKLILAEPAPGVRGRLIARFAPNTKIRVRSLDDARKMQDQSIDLVVMNSVTQYMTPEELDAALLNIRRLLTPSGKLVLGDILQPNVGMFRDVMALLGFGLRHGFLKDALIGLISTALSDYRQLRSRIGLQRYSEDEITARLKAAGFAVQRAHTNIGHNRWRMTFIARPPMVR, from the coding sequence ATGGACGATTGGATCGATTATTACGACTCCACGCATACGATCTATGTCAGCAAGCTGCATCGCGATTTGCACTTCCAGATCATCGCGCGGGACATCATCGGCTACATCTCCTCGCCCGAGGCGACGGTGCTGGACTACGCCTGCGGCGAGGCGCTGTCGGCGAGCCAGGTCGCAGCCGCCTGCGGCAAGCTGATCCTTGCCGAGCCGGCGCCGGGCGTGCGCGGGCGGCTGATCGCGCGGTTTGCCCCGAACACCAAGATCCGCGTCCGCTCGCTCGACGACGCCCGCAAGATGCAGGACCAGTCCATCGACCTCGTGGTGATGAACTCGGTCACGCAGTACATGACGCCGGAGGAGCTCGATGCCGCGCTGCTCAACATCCGGCGATTGTTGACCCCGTCCGGCAAGCTGGTGCTCGGCGACATCCTCCAGCCCAATGTCGGCATGTTCAGGGACGTGATGGCGCTGCTCGGCTTCGGCTTGCGTCACGGCTTCCTGAAGGACGCGCTGATCGGGCTGATCAGCACCGCGCTGTCCGATTACCGTCAGCTGCGCTCGCGCATCGGGCTGCAGCGCTACAGCGAGGACGAGATCACGGCCAGGTTGAAGGCGGCCGGGTTCGCGGTCCAGCGCGCCCACACCAATATCGGCCACAATCGCTGGCGCATGACCTTCATCGCGCGGCCGCCAATGGTTCGTTAA
- a CDS encoding ArsR/SmtB family transcription factor, whose product MSRTPLHPTREQIELPMVLDCLSDPIRLAIVYQLAQQERVSSELCCGDFNGLAGKSNLAYHFAKLRECGLMQTRVAGTNRFMRLRREDLEVRFPGLLDAVLSSAAKDADRLQLLSECEVAKAD is encoded by the coding sequence ATGAGCCGCACGCCCCTCCATCCCACCCGCGAGCAGATCGAGCTGCCGATGGTCCTGGATTGCCTGAGCGATCCGATCCGGTTGGCGATCGTCTACCAGCTCGCCCAGCAGGAACGTGTCAGCAGTGAGCTCTGCTGCGGCGACTTCAATGGTCTCGCCGGCAAATCCAACCTCGCCTATCACTTCGCCAAGTTGCGCGAATGCGGCCTGATGCAGACGCGCGTGGCGGGCACCAACCGCTTCATGCGGCTGCGCCGTGAGGATCTGGAGGTGCGCTTCCCCGGCCTGCTCGATGCCGTGCTCAGCTCCGCAGCCAAGGATGCGGACCGGCTTCAGCTTCTGTCGGAGTGTGAAGTCGCCAAGGCAGATTGA
- a CDS encoding MFS transporter, with translation MSVFWLALGAFAIGTEGFVIAGLLPAIATDLSISVSAAGQLVTAYALTYAVGSPILAVALNNIDRRTVLALALTTFIAGNLAAMVASSYPLLLASRMLMALGSGLCMPTALAVSVAVASPERRGRAVALVTSGLTVATVIGVPLGNLVGSLLGWRATFAMVALIGAVALAGLLLGLPRGLPRNTASLGERLAVARHGNVLVALLITILWGLGGFTVFTYFAVPLRGLGFDASQISLALLVFGGAAAIGNMLGGVLADRLGTLATAALGLAGMATALILHSLVLKLMPGQAHYAVLGTIFLWGISGWAFYPAQIASIIRIEPQASMIALSLNASSMYLGFAIGGALGGAVLATLSPNDLGWIGGTSVAASLLVHLARGWQARPKPVKIAG, from the coding sequence ATGAGCGTATTCTGGCTGGCCCTGGGCGCCTTCGCGATCGGCACCGAAGGCTTTGTTATCGCAGGGCTTTTGCCGGCGATCGCCACCGACCTGTCGATTTCGGTCTCGGCCGCCGGCCAATTGGTCACCGCCTATGCCCTCACCTATGCCGTAGGCTCGCCGATCCTGGCGGTGGCGCTGAACAATATCGACCGCCGCACTGTGCTGGCTCTGGCGCTGACGACCTTCATTGCCGGAAATCTCGCCGCGATGGTGGCTTCCAGCTACCCCCTGCTTCTGGCTTCCCGGATGCTGATGGCCCTGGGCTCCGGGCTGTGCATGCCGACGGCGCTCGCGGTGTCCGTGGCGGTCGCCTCGCCTGAAAGGCGCGGCCGCGCGGTGGCGCTGGTCACCTCGGGACTGACGGTTGCGACCGTGATCGGCGTCCCGCTCGGCAATCTCGTCGGGAGCCTGCTCGGATGGCGCGCGACCTTTGCCATGGTCGCCCTGATCGGTGCCGTCGCGCTCGCCGGCCTCCTGCTGGGCCTGCCCCGCGGCCTGCCGCGCAACACCGCCTCGCTCGGCGAGCGGCTGGCGGTGGCGCGTCACGGCAATGTCCTGGTCGCGCTTCTGATCACGATTCTATGGGGGCTCGGCGGCTTCACCGTGTTCACCTATTTCGCGGTGCCGCTGCGCGGCCTCGGCTTCGATGCCTCGCAGATCAGCCTTGCGCTGCTGGTGTTCGGCGGCGCCGCCGCGATCGGGAACATGCTCGGCGGCGTCCTGGCCGACCGGCTCGGCACGCTCGCCACCGCAGCGCTCGGGCTCGCCGGCATGGCGACCGCGCTGATCCTGCATTCGCTGGTCCTCAAATTGATGCCCGGACAGGCGCATTATGCCGTGCTGGGCACGATCTTCCTCTGGGGCATCTCGGGCTGGGCGTTCTATCCGGCGCAGATCGCCAGTATCATCCGGATCGAGCCGCAGGCCTCGATGATCGCGCTCTCGCTCAACGCCTCGTCGATGTATCTGGGCTTCGCCATCGGCGGCGCCTTGGGAGGCGCGGTGCTGGCCACGCTGTCGCCAAATGACCTCGGCTGGATCGGCGGAACGAGCGTTGCGGCCTCGCTTCTGGTGCACCTCGCCCGTGGCTGGCAGGCACGGCCAAAACCGGTCAAAATTGCCGGTTGA